In a single window of the Aquarana catesbeiana isolate 2022-GZ linkage group LG13, ASM4218655v1, whole genome shotgun sequence genome:
- the MTX1 gene encoding metaxin-1 (The sequence of the model RefSeq protein was modified relative to this genomic sequence to represent the inferred CDS: added 81 bases not found in genome assembly), whose product MAAPMELYCWRGDWGLPSVDIDCLTVLTYARFSGAPLKVHKLSNPWKSPSGQLPALKTQNDGVLFQPAKIITHLRKQKYNADYDLSATQGADTLAFISLLEEKLLPALIHSFWVDAKNYVDLTRKWYAETIPFPLNFFIPNQMHRRYLERLQLIRGESWREDDEVLERQLYTDAQECLSLLSKRLGTQKFFFGECPASLDAHIFSHLAPILNIKLPNNLLQQHLRSLTNLCQYCTSILSIYFSPDCETPPRVSPKPQTAESPDLEDEPHKRRNQILTVAFGVMAMVGYALLSGIISIQSTSGGGALERAITMDDNDEEEDE is encoded by the exons ACCTATGCCAGGTTCTCTGGAGCTCCTCTGAAGGTCCACAAGCTGTCCAACCCCTGGAAGAGCCCCTCAG GTCAGCTGCCGGCCTTGAAGACCCAAAATGACGGTGTCCTCTTCCAGCCCGCCAAAATTATTACCCACCTCAGAAAGCAG AAGTACAACGCGGATTATGATTTGTCGGCTACGCAGGGGGCGGACACTTTGGCCTTCATCTCTCTGCTGGAGGAGAAGCTGCTGCCGGCTCTG ATCCACTCCTTCTGGGTGGACGCCAAGAACTACGTGGATCTTACCCGCAAGTGGTACGCCGAGACCATTCCTTTCCCCCTCAACTTCTTCATCCCCAACCAGATGCACAGGAGGTACCTGGAGCGCCTCCAACTGATCCGCGGAGAGAGCTGGAGAGAGGACGACGAGGTGCTGGAGAGACAG CTGTACACAGACGCCCAGGAATGTCTCAGCCTCCTGTCAAAGCGTCTCGGGACCCAGAAATTCTTTTTTGGAGAATG CCCCGCCTCCCTGGACGCACACATCTTCAGCCACCTCGCCCCAATCCTGAACATCAAACTGCCCAACAACCTTCTCCAGCAGCACCTGAGATCCCTGACCAACCTGTGCCAGTACTGCACCTCCATCCTCAGCATCTACTTCAGCCCGGACTGCG AGACCCCCCCACGTGTTTCACCAAAgccccagacagccgagtctccaGACCTCGAGGACGAGCCCCATAAGAGGCGAAACCAGATCCTGACGGTGGCGTTCGGCGTGATGGCGATGGTCGGTTACGCTCTGCTCAGCGGAATCATCTCCATACAAAGCACGTCGGGGGGCGGGGCCCTGGAACGGGCCATCACCATGGACGACAATGACGAGGAGGAGGACGAATGA